The following coding sequences lie in one Arabidopsis thaliana chromosome 3, partial sequence genomic window:
- a CDS encoding Pentatricopeptide repeat (PPR-like) superfamily protein (Pentatricopeptide repeat (PPR-like) superfamily protein; CONTAINS InterPro DOMAIN/s: Pentatricopeptide repeat (InterPro:IPR002885); BEST Arabidopsis thaliana protein match is: Tetratricopeptide repeat (TPR)-like superfamily protein (TAIR:AT3G29230.1); Has 44286 Blast hits to 14135 proteins in 254 species: Archae - 0; Bacteria - 16; Metazoa - 240; Fungi - 183; Plants - 43075; Viruses - 0; Other Eukaryotes - 772 (source: NCBI BLink).) yields the protein MNLEEHLSLGEFHVSNLIKNHISRGSPIQALVLYGGIRRRGVYFPGWVPLILRACACVVPRVVLGKLLHSESIKFGVCSDVMVGSSLISMYGKCGCVVSARKVFDEMPERNVATWNAMIGGYMSNGDAVLASGLFEEISVCRNTVTWIEMIKGYGKRIEIEKARELFERMPFELKNVKAWSVMLGVYVNNRKMEDARKFFEDIPEKNAFVWSLMMSGYFRIGDVHEARAIFYRVFARDLVIWNTLIAGYAQNGYSDDAIDAFFNMQGEGYEPDAVTVSSILSACAQSGRLDVGREVHSLINHRGIELNQFVSNALIDMYAKCGDLENATSVFESISVRSVACCNSMISCLAIHGKGKEALEMFSTMESLDLKPDEITFIAVLTACVHGGFLMEGLKIFSEMKTQDVKPNVKHFGCLIHLLGRSGKLKEAYRLVKEMHVKPNDTVLGALLGACKVHMDTEMAEQVMKIIETAGSITNSYSENHLASISNLYAHTERWQTAEALRVEMEKRGLEKSPGLSSLVLT from the coding sequence ATGAATTTGGAGGAACATTTATCGTTAGGTGAGTTTCATGTGTCGAATCTTATAAAGAATCATATATCTAGAGGATCACCAATACAAGCTCTGGTTTTGTACGGAGGAATCCGCCGCAGAGGAGTGTATTTTCCGGGATGGGTTCCTTTGATTTTAAGGGCATGTGCTTGCGTTGTTCCACGTGTTGTTCTTGGGAAGCTGTTGCATTCTGAATCAATCAAGTTCGGTGTTTGTTCTGATGTTATGGTGGGAAGCTCTCTGATCAGTATGTATGGGAAATGTGGATGTGTAGTTTCTGCACGTAAGGTGTTTGACGAAATGCCTGAGAGAAACGTGGCTACTTGGAACGCTATGATTGGTGGGTATATGAGCAATGGTGATGCAGTTTTGGCTAGTGGATTGTTTGAAGAGATATCGGTTTGTAGAAATACGGTGACTTGGATCGAGATGATTAAAGGGTATGGGAAGAGAATAGAGATTGAGAAAGCTAGAGAATTGTTTGAGAGAATGCCTTTCGAGTTAAAGAATGTGAAGGCTTGGTCTGTGATGCTTGGAGTTTACGTTAATAATCGAAAAATGGAGGATGCAAGGAAGTTTTTCGAGGATATACCGGAGAAGAACGCCTTTGTATGGTCATTGATGATGTCTGGGTATTTTAGGATAGGTGATGTGCATGAAGCTAGAGCTATTTTTTATCGAGTTTTTGCTCGTGATTTGGTGATTTGGAACACTTTGATTGCTGGTTATGCACAGAATGGGTATTCTGATGATGCTATTGATGCTTTCTTTAATATGCAAGGAGAAGGGTATGAACCGGATGCGGTAACGGTTTCTAGTATTTTATCTGCTTGTGCTCAATCTGGTCGTCTTGATGTTGGCAGAGAAGTTCACTCTCTGATTAATCATAGAGGAATTGAGCTTAACCAGTTTGTTTCAAATGCTTTGATTGATATGTATGCGAAATGTGGGGATCTAGAGAATGCGACATCCGTGTTTGAGTCGATAAGTGTGAGAAGTGTAGCATGTTGTAACTCTATGATCTCGTGTCTAGCCATACATGGGAAAGGCAAAGAAGCTTTAGAGATGTTCAGCACGATGGAGAGCTTAGATTTAAAGCCTGACGAGATCACTTTTATAGCGGTTCTCACTGCTTGTGTCCATGGAGGCTTTCTAATGGAAGGTCTAAAGATATTCTCGGAGATGAAAACTCAAGACGTGAAACCGAATGTAAAGCATTTTGGATGTTTGATACATCTCTTGGGACGCTCCGGGAAATTGAAAGAAGCTTACAGATTGGTAAAAGAAATGCATGTGAAACCGAACGATACAGTATTGGGAGCTTTGCTTGGTGCATGTAAGGTTCATATGGATACAGAAATGGCTGAACAAGTGATGAAGATCATCGAGACTGCTGGAAGCATCACTAACAGTTACAGCGAGAACCATCTTGCATCGATATCGAACTTGTATGCACACACCGAAAGATGGCAAACAGCTGAAGCGTTGAGAGtagaaatggagaaaagagGTCTTGAGAAATCCCCAGGGCTTAGCTCACTAGTTTTGACCTGA
- a CDS encoding BRCT domain-containing DNA repair protein (BRCT domain-containing DNA repair protein; FUNCTIONS IN: molecular_function unknown; INVOLVED IN: biological_process unknown; LOCATED IN: intracellular; CONTAINS InterPro DOMAIN/s: BRCT (InterPro:IPR001357); BEST Arabidopsis thaliana protein match is: BRCT domain-containing DNA repair protein (TAIR:AT4G03130.1); Has 730 Blast hits to 680 proteins in 204 species: Archae - 4; Bacteria - 146; Metazoa - 309; Fungi - 49; Plants - 100; Viruses - 0; Other Eukaryotes - 122 (source: NCBI BLink).) translates to MAKSNQNFSPYEETQPIDSNPPSSSDSGEDKDSLLGDCDTQPVDDNALINDQYMETQVMDTECDNEEFLLCNETQAVDLGFETGEEVLVEGKQLLEASDGLATQVLDLCDDEVVVDSDDDVTDVLEGNSDLSDSDDSGSKAETVLSSEENRQDANEKVKSAVVFDAWSNEHGVSGKKVARFASVRSAAFRASAVAARVANQKSANTDCSTLINCHSSGKGTTHNSGLENSVGEVGNQQSLTSLFVEEKKDLRTGKKTARKLFVEDFPEEKFHSTDCNVDLGNLSYIGSQEPGEESQASALNLVDKLISECRLEFDFEVQADYGRKTEDKSKFVQIFKGPQELAKKVSYKSGAVGNNIFDWDDNREDEGGGDIYRRRKDEFFGVASKRREFSSLPREQKRELIPVAVDKRWARSDSKLLKHSVTRSRKNIQGAKKNLGKELDEVREAAVLGNDTQVAAEAIDDLCSGDRGKFDGEASCLTGKKLSPEEERGFSPGGVVTRQSKGTKRIQAMSKDELLKKRMKKASPSPAKACRTNIEGSSNGDQLNKEGPCCWKSRKVQTASRETKKNLVDEFDEVSQESNTEMFDRHEEAEAGPDTQMAAEVMNALHSGDGREIDPEPNNLIGKKLLLEGGISRCGVVTRKSKRIKGIQAVDNDVESLKPKNKKARSILAKSFEKNMDRYSKNDKVDTPDEAVASTTEKRQGELSNKHCMSKLLKQSHRGEAEVLNYPKRRRSARISQDQVNEAGRSSDPAFDTPAKSKTPSTNVSPICMGDEYHRLSCKDSFTSHTTREFRSLTVPVAEPISETKSTRKRRDLGSICVLFSQHLDEDVTKHQKKILARFDISEASSMKEATHFIADNFTRTRNMLEAIASGKPVVTTQWLESIDQVNIYVDEDMYILRDSKKEKEFCFNMGVSLARARQFPLLQGRRVFITPNTKPALNTITTLVKAVHGLPVERLGRSSLSEDKVPENLLVLSCEEDRAICIPFLERGAEVYSSELLLNGIVTQRLEYERYRLFTDHVRRTRSTIWIKDGKGKFQRRSG, encoded by the exons ATGGCTAAATCTAACCAAAACTTTTCTCCGTATGAAGAGACCCAGCCGATTGATTCTAatccaccttcttcttctgattctg GCGAGGATAAAGATAGCTTGCTTGGGGATTGTGACACACAACCTGTTGATGACAATGCTTTGATTAATGATCAGTATATGGAGACTCAGGTCATGGATACTGAATGTGATAATGAagaatttcttctttgtaatgAAACTCAAGCAGTTGATTTGGGATTTGAAACCGGAGAAGAAGTACTTGTAGAGGGGAAACAGTTACTTGAAGCTTCTGATGGTTTGGCTACTCAGGTTTTGGATCTTTGTGATGATGAAGTTGTTGTggatagtgatgatgatgttacTGATGTGTTGGAGGGCAACAGTGATCTCTCTGATAGTGATGACTCGGGTAGTAAAGCGGAAACTGTGTTATCTAGTGAAGAGAATAGACAGGATGCTAATGAAAAGGTTAAATCAGCAGTTGTCTTTGATGCTTGGTCGAACGAACATGGAGTTTCTG GAAAAAAGGTGGCTAGGTTCGCTTCAGTTCGTTCAGCAGCTTTTCGTGCTTCTGCTGTGGCAGCTCGTGTTGCAAACCAAAAATCTGCCAACACTGACTGTTCTACACTAATCAACTGTCATTCTTCTGGGAAAGGAACCACACATAATTCTGGTCTAGAAAATAGTGTTGGGGAAGTAGGGAATCAGCAATCTCTTACCAGTTTATTtgttgaagagaaaaaggacttaagaacaggaaaaaaaacagcGAGGAAGCTTTTCGTAGAGGATTTCCCTGAAGAAAAATTTCATTCTACTGATTGCAATGTCGATCTGGGGAATTTGAGTTATATTGGCTCTCAAGAACCTGGTGAGGAATCCCAGGCCAGTGCTCTTAACTTGGTTGATAAGCTCATTAGTGAGTGCCGTCtagagtttgattttgaagttCAAGCTGACTATGGAAGGAAAACagaagataaatcaaaatttgttcaGATTTTTAAAGGTCCACAAGAATTAGCAAAGAAGGTAAGTTACAAAAGTGGAGCTGTTGGAAACAATATTTTCGACTGGGATGATAATCGTGAGGATGAAGGAGGGGGTGATATCTATCgtagaagaaaagatgaattCTTTGGCGTTGCAAGTAAAAGACGGGAATTTTCTAGCTTGCCTAGAGAACAGAAAAGAGAACTGATACCAGTTGCAGTGGATAAAAGATGGGCTCGTTCTGATTCCAAACTGTTGAAGCATAGTGTGACTAGGAGCCGAAAGAATATCCAGGGTGCTAAAAAGAATCTTGGCAAAGAGTTAGATGAAGTTCGTGAAGCGGCAGTTTTAGGGAATGATACACAAGTGGCTGCTGAAGCGATTGATGATCTGTGCTCTGGAGACCGTGGCAAATTTGATGGTGAGGCGAGTTGTCTTACAGGAAAGAAACTGTCaccagaagaagagagaggattTTCTCCCGGTGGAGTCGTTACTAGACAATCCAAGGGAACTAAGAGGATTCAGGCTATGAGTAAAGATGaattgttgaaaaaaagaatgaagaaggctaGTCCTAGTCCTGCTAAAGCTTGCCGGACGAATATCGAAGGATCTTCAAATGGTGACCAGCTTAATAAAGAAGGTCCATGCTGCTGGAAGAGTAGGAAGGTCCAGACTGCTTCACGAGAAACTAAAAAGAATCTTGTTGACGAGTTTGATGAAGTTTCTCAGGAAAGTAATACAGAAATGTTTGATAGGCatgaagaagcagaagcaggCCCTGATACACAAATGGCTGCTGAAGTGATGAATGCTCTGCACTCTGGGGACGGCAGGGAAATTGATCCTGAGCCAAATAATCTAATAGGTAAGAAATTGTTATTGGAAGGAGGCATTTCTAGGTGTGGAGTCGTTACCAGAAAGTCCAAGAGGATCAAGGGGATTCAGGCTGTGGACAATGATGTTGAAtcattgaaaccaaaaaacaagaagGCTAGATCAATTCTTGCTAAGTCTTTTGAGAAGAATATGGATAGGTATTcaaaaaatgacaaagttGATACGCCAGATGAAGCTGTTGCGTCAACCACAGAAAAGAGGCAAGGAGaattatcaaacaaacattgtATGTCTAAGTTACTTAAGCAATCACATAGAGGTGAAGCTGAGGTGTTGAATTATCCCAAGCGGAGAAGATCAGCTCGTATTTCACAAGATCAGGTTAATGAGGCTGGGAGGAGTTCAGATCCCGCGTTTGATACTCCAGCTAAGTCTAAGACGCCGTCAACAAATGTATCGCCTATATGCATGGGTGACGAGTATCATAGACTTTCTTGCAAAGATTCATTTACATCACACACTACAAGGGAATTTCGTAGCTTAACCGTACCAGTAGCGGAACCTATCTCCGAGACAAAGAGTActagaaagagaagagatttggGTAGTATATGTGTCTTGTTCAGCCAGCATCTTGATGAAGATGTGACCAAGCATCAGAAGAAG ATTTTGGCAAGGTTTGATATCTCGGAAGCTTCCTCCATGAAGGAGGCAACACACTTCATAGCTGATAACTTTACGCGCACAAGGAACATGCTAGAGGCAATCGCTTCAGGCAAGCCAGTGGTCACAACACAATGGCTTGAAAGCATCGATCAAGTAAACATATACGTTGATGAGGATATGTATATACTCAGAGAttcaaagaaggagaaggagttCTGTTTCAACATGGGGGTTTCTTTGGCTCGTGCACGCCAGTTTCCGCTACTACAG GGAAGAAGAGTTTTTATCACTCCAAATACAAAGCCTGCTTTAAACACAATCACTACTTTGGTTAAAGCAGTTCATGGACTG CCTGTAGAAAGACTCGGAAGATCTTCCCTAAGCGAAGATAAGGTCCCAGAGAATCTTCTGGTCTTATCATGTGAAGAGGATCGCGCTATCTGTATACCCTTTCTGGAAAGAG GGGCCGAGGTATATAGCTCGGAGTTACTACTAAATGGGATAGTTACCCAAAGGCTTGAGTATGAGAG GTACCGTCTCTTCACAGACCATGTGAGAAGAACGCGGTCAACGATATGGATCAAAGACGGGAAAGGTAAGTTCCAACGTCGTAGCGGGTAA
- a CDS encoding Heavy metal transport/detoxification superfamily protein (Heavy metal transport/detoxification superfamily protein; FUNCTIONS IN: copper ion binding, metal ion binding; INVOLVED IN: copper ion transport, metal ion transport; LOCATED IN: cellular_component unknown; CONTAINS InterPro DOMAIN/s: Heavy metal transport/detoxification protein (InterPro:IPR006121); BEST Arabidopsis thaliana protein match is: heavy-metal-associated domain-containing protein (TAIR:AT1G57780.1); Has 1065 Blast hits to 954 proteins in 45 species: Archae - 0; Bacteria - 0; Metazoa - 10; Fungi - 4; Plants - 1049; Viruses - 0; Other Eukaryotes - 2 (source: NCBI BLink).) yields MTKDKKKKDNVRYMDVEFNVSMHCNDCERKIARVISKFKGVETFVTDMINHKVVVRGKIDPNKLLKKLKKKTGKRVKIVVKEEKGEESSKENENVLEIDMESICLGDQSMFGFCDWEMEKFMVFSDENVKAICSIS; encoded by the exons ATGACgaaagataagaagaaaaaggacaaTGTCAGA TATATGGATGTCGAATTCAATGTATCGATGCATTGCAACGACTGCGAGAGAAAAATCGCTAGAGTTATTTCCAAATTCAAAG GAGTTGAAACGTTTGTGACGGATATGATTAACCACAAGGTTGTGGTCAGGGGAAAGATTGATCCGAACAAGTTGTTGAAGAAGCTTAAGAAGAAGACTGGCAAAAGAGTGAAGATTGTAGTTAAGGAAGAGAAAGGTGAAGAATCTAGTAAGGAGAACGAAAATGTTCTCGAGATTGATATGGAATCGATTTGTTTAGGGGATCAGTCGATGTTCGGGTTTTGTGATTGGGAGATGGAGAAATTTATGGTGTTTAGTGATGAAAACGTCAAAGCCATTTGTTCTATTTCTTAG